One window of the Thermasporomyces composti genome contains the following:
- a CDS encoding response regulator: MIRVMVVDDHPMWRDAVARDLREAGFEVVAEAATSEEALRRAQATRPQVVVLDLQIPGLGGVEVTRRLVAADPGVRVLILSASGEQADVLAAVKAGASGYLVKSATREEFLEAVRRTAEGDAVFTPGLAGLVLGEFRRLSAGDGSARNAEPAAPRLTERETEVLRLVAKGLSYKDIAERLVLSHRTVQNHVQNTLRKLQLHNRVELVRYALQAGLDDDTGDGPGS; the protein is encoded by the coding sequence ATGATCCGCGTGATGGTCGTCGACGATCATCCGATGTGGCGTGACGCCGTGGCCCGCGACCTGCGCGAGGCGGGGTTCGAGGTCGTCGCCGAGGCCGCCACCAGTGAGGAGGCGCTCCGCCGTGCCCAGGCCACTCGTCCTCAGGTGGTGGTCCTCGACCTGCAGATCCCCGGGCTCGGCGGGGTCGAGGTGACGCGTCGGCTCGTCGCGGCCGACCCGGGTGTGCGGGTGCTCATCCTGTCTGCCAGCGGGGAGCAGGCCGATGTGCTCGCGGCGGTCAAGGCGGGCGCGTCCGGGTACCTGGTGAAGTCCGCGACGCGAGAGGAGTTCCTCGAGGCGGTGCGCCGCACCGCGGAAGGTGACGCCGTCTTCACTCCCGGCCTGGCGGGGCTGGTGCTGGGAGAGTTCCGCCGACTGTCGGCCGGTGACGGCTCCGCGCGGAACGCCGAGCCCGCGGCCCCACGGCTCACCGAGCGGGAGACCGAGGTGCTCCGACTGGTCGCGAAGGGCCTCAGCTACAAGGACATCGCCGAGCGCCTCGTGCTGTCGCATCGGACCGTCCAGAACCACGTCCAGAACACCCTGCGCAAGCTCCAGTTGCACAACCGTGTCGAGCTGGTTCGATACGCTCTCCAGGCCGGTCTCGACGACGACACCGGCGACGGCCCGGGCTCATGA
- a CDS encoding 6-phosphofructokinase — translation MRVGVLTGGGDCPGLNAVIRAVVRKGVSEYGYEFVGFRDGWRGPLENITCELGIPQVRGILPRGGTILGSSRTNPFKIENGVERIKENLAANGVDALVAIGGEDTLGVATKLSELDVKVVGVPKTIDNDLGATDFTFGFDTAVNIATEAIDRLHTTAESHHRIMVVEVMGRHAGWIALHAGLAGGANVILIPERPFDMDKVVEYVESRFRTNYSPIVVVAEGAVPKEGTHSLQSDERDAFGHVRLGGIGDMVAKELEKRTGKEARAVVLGHVQRGGTPTAFDRWLATRFGLHAIEAVHDGDFGMMVALRGTDIVRVPLTDATKELKLVTPELYAEAEVFFG, via the coding sequence ATGCGCGTTGGTGTCCTCACCGGTGGTGGCGACTGCCCTGGCCTGAACGCTGTCATTCGGGCTGTTGTTCGCAAAGGTGTCAGCGAGTACGGCTACGAGTTCGTCGGCTTCCGCGACGGGTGGCGCGGACCGCTGGAGAACATCACCTGCGAGCTGGGCATTCCACAGGTCCGGGGCATCCTCCCGCGCGGCGGCACCATCCTCGGTTCGTCCCGCACCAACCCGTTCAAGATCGAGAACGGCGTGGAGCGGATCAAGGAGAACCTCGCCGCGAACGGTGTCGACGCACTCGTCGCGATCGGCGGTGAAGACACCCTCGGCGTCGCGACGAAGCTCTCCGAGCTGGACGTCAAGGTCGTCGGCGTGCCCAAGACGATCGACAACGACCTCGGCGCGACCGACTTCACGTTCGGCTTCGACACGGCCGTCAACATCGCCACGGAGGCGATCGACCGTCTCCACACGACGGCGGAGTCCCACCACCGGATCATGGTGGTCGAGGTCATGGGGCGGCACGCCGGTTGGATCGCGCTGCACGCCGGACTCGCCGGTGGCGCCAACGTCATCCTCATCCCCGAGCGGCCCTTCGACATGGACAAGGTCGTCGAGTACGTCGAGAGCCGCTTCCGCACCAACTACTCGCCGATCGTCGTCGTCGCCGAGGGGGCGGTGCCGAAGGAGGGCACCCACTCGCTGCAGAGCGACGAGCGCGACGCCTTCGGACACGTCCGGCTCGGCGGCATCGGTGACATGGTCGCCAAGGAGCTGGAGAAGCGCACCGGGAAGGAGGCGCGCGCCGTCGTGCTCGGACACGTGCAGCGCGGCGGTACCCCGACGGCGTTCGACCGGTGGCTGGCGACCCGCTTCGGCCTGCACGCGATCGAGGCCGTTCACGACGGGGACTTCGGCATGATGGTGGCGCTGCGAGGCACCGACATCGTGCGCGTTCCGCTCACGGACGCCACCAAGGAGCTCAAGCTCGTGACGCCGGAGCTGTACGCCGAGGCCGAGGTCTTCTTCGGCTGA
- a CDS encoding class II 3-deoxy-7-phosphoheptulonate synthase yields MTDLNSWRARPAAQQPDWPDPAALEAAVAELRTFPPLVFAGECDALKARIADVAAGKAFLLQGGDCAETFDGVGADPLRNKLRTILQMSVVLTYAASMPVVKVGRIAGQYAKPRSKPTEVRNGVELPVYRGDAVNGFEFTPEARVPDPRRLVRTYHASAATLNLARAFCVGGEADLRQVHAWNTDFVRNSPVGERYERMARDIDRAIAFMHACGADPAEFRTVDFYASHEALLLDYEAALTRIDSRTGLPYDTSGHFLWIGERTRQLDGAHVEFARHIRNPIGVKLGPTATAEDALALIEALDPDREPGRLTFITRMGADKIRDVLPELVEKVTASGATVAWVCDPMHGNTFETPTGYKTRRFDDVLDEVAGFFEVHRELGTVPGGLHVELTGDDVTECVGGGHALEEADLTQRYETVCDPRLNRAQSLELAFLVAEMLHRA; encoded by the coding sequence GTGACTGATCTGAACTCGTGGCGGGCCAGGCCGGCGGCTCAGCAGCCGGACTGGCCCGACCCCGCCGCGCTCGAGGCCGCGGTCGCGGAGCTTCGAACGTTCCCTCCGCTGGTGTTCGCCGGCGAGTGTGACGCGCTGAAGGCGCGCATCGCCGACGTCGCCGCGGGCAAGGCGTTCCTCCTCCAAGGCGGCGACTGCGCCGAGACCTTCGACGGCGTGGGCGCCGACCCGCTGCGCAACAAGCTGCGGACGATCTTGCAGATGTCCGTGGTCCTCACCTACGCCGCGAGCATGCCGGTGGTGAAGGTGGGGCGGATCGCCGGGCAGTACGCCAAGCCACGGTCGAAGCCGACCGAGGTGCGCAATGGCGTCGAGCTCCCTGTCTACCGCGGCGATGCCGTCAACGGCTTCGAGTTCACGCCGGAGGCGCGGGTGCCCGACCCGAGGCGGCTGGTGCGCACCTACCACGCGTCGGCCGCCACGCTCAACCTGGCGCGGGCGTTCTGCGTGGGCGGCGAGGCCGACTTGCGTCAGGTGCACGCGTGGAACACCGACTTCGTCCGCAACAGCCCGGTGGGGGAGCGGTACGAGCGCATGGCCCGTGACATCGACCGGGCGATCGCGTTCATGCACGCGTGCGGCGCCGACCCGGCGGAGTTCCGCACGGTCGACTTCTACGCCAGCCACGAGGCCCTGCTGCTCGACTACGAGGCCGCGCTCACCCGGATCGACTCGCGGACCGGCCTGCCCTACGACACCTCGGGCCACTTCCTGTGGATCGGGGAGCGCACCCGTCAGCTCGACGGCGCCCACGTCGAGTTCGCTCGGCACATCCGGAACCCGATCGGCGTCAAGCTCGGCCCGACGGCGACCGCGGAGGACGCCCTCGCGCTGATCGAGGCGCTCGATCCCGACCGTGAGCCCGGGCGGTTGACGTTCATCACCCGGATGGGCGCGGACAAGATCCGCGACGTGCTGCCCGAGCTCGTCGAGAAGGTCACCGCCAGCGGCGCGACGGTCGCGTGGGTCTGCGACCCGATGCACGGCAATACCTTCGAGACGCCCACGGGGTACAAGACGCGTCGCTTCGACGACGTCCTCGATGAGGTCGCGGGCTTCTTCGAGGTGCACCGAGAGCTGGGGACCGTGCCCGGCGGCCTCCACGTCGAGCTCACCGGGGACGACGTCACCGAGTGTGTCGGCGGCGGGCACGCCCTCGAGGAGGCCGACCTGACCCAGCGCTATGAGACCGTGTGCGATCCACGGCTCAACCGCGCGCAGTCGCTGGAGCTGGCCTTCCTCGTCGCCGAGATGTTGCACCGCGCCTGA
- a CDS encoding CBS domain-containing protein, translated as MRAVVGDRIVVRSGSVDRPDRQGTVREVLGAGDHEHYRVVWDDGRESVLYPGPDAAIIPAQTRREQPPASTTGSAAEGTEGRTTPPAVSRTRPDDPVERIMSSPVATVEARDSLRTVAVSLADAAVGALVVMDDETPLGMISERDVVHAVAGGSDPDQVEALNLVGATTVWAQPTDSIRDVAAMMREAEVRHIPVRVQDAVVGVVSIRDVVQVLMENC; from the coding sequence ATGCGCGCGGTGGTAGGAGATCGAATCGTCGTCCGTAGCGGTTCGGTGGACCGACCCGATCGGCAGGGAACGGTCCGCGAGGTGCTCGGCGCCGGTGACCACGAGCACTACCGGGTCGTCTGGGATGACGGTCGCGAGTCCGTGCTGTACCCGGGACCGGACGCCGCGATCATCCCTGCTCAGACGCGGCGGGAGCAGCCGCCGGCCTCGACGACTGGATCGGCCGCGGAGGGCACCGAGGGAAGGACGACCCCGCCCGCGGTCTCGAGGACGAGGCCGGACGATCCCGTCGAGCGCATCATGAGCAGCCCGGTCGCCACGGTGGAGGCGCGTGACTCGCTCCGCACGGTGGCGGTGTCCTTGGCCGACGCCGCCGTCGGTGCGCTCGTCGTGATGGACGACGAGACTCCGCTCGGCATGATCTCCGAGCGCGACGTCGTCCACGCCGTCGCCGGCGGGAGCGACCCGGACCAGGTGGAAGCGCTCAACCTGGTGGGCGCCACCACGGTGTGGGCGCAGCCCACCGACTCGATCCGCGATGTCGCGGCGATGATGCGGGAGGCCGAGGTCCGGCACATCCCGGTTCGCGTGCAGGACGCCGTCGTCGGTGTCGTCTCGATCCGGGACGTCGTGCAGGTCCTGATGGAGAACTGCTAA